AGGCGCCGGTTTCGAGCAGGTCCCGCTCGGTGACGATGACCGCGACCGTCTCGGGGAGGGCGGCGTCGCTGGAACGCAGACGGAGGGCGAGATATCGGTCGTAGAGTCCCACGCCCACGCTTTTCCCGGACGCGTCCTAAACCTCACGCTCGGTCGCCACGGCTACCGCGGGTCGGCCGGCGGTCGGGAATCGGCGTCTAGCTGGCGGAGCGCGAACGTGTCACCCCGGGGCCACGGGGCGAAGTGGTTCGGAAACGGTAAGTAGCTCACCGGGGATACCGGAGATAGCGTGACAACGACAGTCCGGCGTGCGGGCGCGTTCGCCCTCGTCGGGACGCTGGCGCTCGCCGTCCCGCCGATCGCCAGCCGAACGAGCCGGGCGCTCGCGACCGTCGCCGCACCGGGCCCGTTCCTCCTCGTCGCCGCCCTCGCGCTGTACGTCGTCGACGAGGGGACGATCTTCGAACTGTTCGCCAGACCGGGCGACCGCCGCGACGGTCGCCTGTACGGTCTCGCGGGCTTCTCACTGGCCGCCGCGGCGCTTGCCCTGCTATCCGTGCGATTCACCCTCCCCCCGACGGTCTTCGTCGGGACCGTCTTCCTGCTCGCGTGGGGCAACCTCGGTGGCCACCTCGTCCGAACCGTGCGCGACGAACCGTTCGCCGCGACCGCCGGGTTCGTCCTCGGGGGCTTTCTCGCCGGGAGCGTCGGCCAGTTCGCCGCCGCACGCCTGGTCGGGACCACGGTCGAGTGGCCGCTCGTGGCGTTCCTCTCCGCCAGCGGTGCTCTGCTGGGCGCGCTGTTGCGCGCCGTGCTCTTCGAACGCGACGACCCGCTCGTGATGGTCTCGATCGGCCTGTTGCTGTGGCTGTTCGCCGACCTACCGCTGTCGATCGAACCGACCGTCGTCGGCGCCGCGCTGGCCCTGGCGTTCCTGTTCGGCTATCTCGCCTACGCCCTGGAGACGGCGTCGCTCCCGGGCATGATCACCGGCGTCTTCCTCTGTCTGCAGACGATCGTCCTCGGCGACTTCGGCTGGTTCGTCCTGCTGGTGACCTTCTTCGGCGTCGGCGGCCTCTCGACGAAGTTCCGCTACGAGGAGAAAGAACGGCGCGGCATCGCCGAGGAGAACGAGGGCGCCCGCGGCAGCGGGAACGTTCTCGCCAACTCGCTGGTCGGCCTGTTCGCCGTCCTCGGGTGGTCGGCGAGCCCGACGCTGACGGGGCTGGACCCGGAGCTGTTCCTCTTCGCGTTCGCCGGCTCGATCGCCGCCGCGATGAGCGACACGCTCTCCAGCGAGATCGGCGGCGTCTTCGACAACCCGCGGTTGATCACCACCTTCGAGCGCGTCGAACCCGGCACGGACGGCGCCGTCACCTGGCAGGGCGAGGTCGCCGGACTGGCCGGCGCCGTCCTCATCGCGGTCATCGCGCTCGGCGCGTTCGGCCGCGTGGACGCGCTCGGTGCCGGCATCGTCGTCTTCGGCGGCGTCGTCGGCATGACCGTCGACAGCCTGTTGGGCGCCACGGTCGAGGACGTCTTCCTGGAGAACGAGGGGGTCAACTTCTTCGCGACGCTCGCGGCCGGGATCGCGGCCGCCCTCGCCGCCGTGGGCGTCGGTTTCGTCGCGATATGACCGACAGCCGTCGGGTCCGCGAGGGGCGGTCGACCGACCTCCCTGCGCTCCGGGCGATCCAGGCCGCCGTCCTCGCCGAACCCTGGGAGGAGCTACTGGCGGTCGCCCCCGACGGCCCGCCGATACTGCTGGTCGCGACACCGAGAGGGCCGGCTACCGCGACCGAGGACACGGCGACACCGGTCGGCTACGCGCTGGCGGTCACCGACGGCGACGACGACGCCGGCTATCTCGCCGAACTCGCGGTCGCGCCCGACGCCCAGGACGAGGGCCACGGCTCGGCGCTGCTTGCCGCGCTCGTCGAACGACTCCGCGAGTCCGGCGCGACAGAACTCCGTGTGACGGTCCGCGAGGTCGACGAGGCCGCTCACGCGTTCTATCGCGACCGCGGCTTCGAGCGCCGCGAACGGCTCCCCGAGCGCTACGAACGCGGGGACGGGTTCCTGCTGGCGCGGTCACTCGACGATTGAGAGACGAGTCGGCCGCCGAACGAGGGGACGGCCACCGAGAAAGTGACGGCCGCTGGTCAGACCTCGTCGGCCGTGACGATGCGGACGTTGACCGGCTGTTTGACGTACTCACCCTTCCCGCGGGGGACCACGAGGTCGACGCCGCGCTGGGCGGCCACGTCGAGGACGCGCTGGGAGAGGTCGCCGTCGAGGACGACCGACGCCGGCACCGGCTCGGCGGACTCGACCAGGTCGAACGCCTCGTCGGCTTCGCCCTCACCGATCGTCTCGTATGCGGCGTCGAGGAGTCGCACGCGCCCGGTCTCGCTTCCGACGACCGCGTCGACGTGGCTCGCGAGCGTCGCCGGCCCAGACTCGTCGGGCGAGTCGGTGGCGGACGAACCGGTGTCGGCCGACGTCTCGGTCGAGGGCGACACTTCGGCGTCGGCCTCAGGTTCGGCGTGGTCCGCGGCGGGTGATTCTGACGCGCCCTCCGCGTCCGAATCGGTGGAAGCGGTCGACTCGGCTTTCGTCGACGCTTCGACGGTGCCGCCGGGCGCGTCCGGGCCGTCCGGTTCGGTCGGCGACTCCGTGTCGACCGTCGTCACGTCGCCGTCCGGCGGCGAAGGCTGGCTCGACCCGTCGGTGGCGGCGAGCCCGCGCGCGTCGTCGGTGTCGGCTCCCTCGGTGGCCGACGACGGGTCGGTCGTCGCCGTCCCGTCGCCGGTCGAGACCGTCTCGAAGGGGACCTTGTCCCGGAGCGCGTCCATGACGGGGCCGCGGGGGAGATCCTCGACGGAGCGGCCGGTCGGCGCGAGGGCGACGTAGTCCACGTCGCCGACCTGCGACAGTTCCTTCAGGATGAGGTCGCCCCCGCGGTCGCCGTCGAGGAACGCGGTGACGGTCCGGTCGTCGGTCAACTCGGCGACGGCGTCGGGCACGTCGGTCCCTTCGACCGCGATCGCGTTCTTGATGCCGTACTTGAGCAACTGGAGCACGTCGGCGCGGCCCTCGACGACGATGATCGCGTCGCTGTCGGCGACGCGCGGGCCGGCGGGCAGGCCGGCGAACTCCGTGATGTCCTCGACGCGGACGCTCCGGCGGACCTCCTCGACGAGGTCCTCGCTGGACATCGTCGTCGCGTCGAACTCGGCGAGCAACTCCGTGGCCCGTTCGACGACGCGACGGCGCTTCGCCGAACGCACGTCCTCGATGTCGCGTATCTCGACGTCGGCCGTCGACGGGCCGACGCGCTCGATGCTCTCCAGCGCGGCCGCGAGGATCGCCGTCTCGACGCGGTCGAGTCCGCTGGCGATCGTGACCTCGCCGAACGAACTCCCGCGTTCGGAGTCGACCTCGACGTCGATGCGGCCGAGCTTTCCCGACTCCTGGAGGTCCCGGAGGTCGAGCTCGTCGCCGAGCAGGCCTTCGGTCTGCCCGAAGACCGCGCCGACCACGTCACTCCGCTCGACCACCCCGCTGGTCCTGATGTCCGCGTGGATCAGATACTTCGCTGAATCGTACATTGGTGAACTGCCCCGGTTCGGGGCGTGCTGTGAATGCTGTGGGTGATGGTGAACCGCCGTCCATGAACGCGTCCACTGAACAACCCGTAACTTGTCACTCGACGACTGTAATATCTGCCGATGCCCCGGTTACCTCCGCGTTCCGGAGCGACCAACCGCTCCGTCCACCACGAATGAAGAGAAATATTCTTCGAACTCATTCTTCGTAGGCGTTCGACGAAAGGTTAAGGGACGAGTAGCCGAACGGTCGTGTATGAACGAGCGCACGCGGTTGGTCGGCTGGGCGGCGATCGCGGTCGCGCTGGCGGCGCTGTCGGTGCCGTGGTTCCTCTGGGGCGCCGACGGCGTCGTCGCGGGGCTGCCGGTGTGGGTGGTCTATCACGTCGGCTGGCTCTGTTTGGTCGCCGTCGTCTTCTGGGTGTTCACGAAGCGGGCGTGGGGCCTGGGCGTCGAGGAGGTGAGTCGCGATGGCTGACACAGCGCTGCAGGTCGGGATCGTCGCCGGCTACATGCTCGTCGCACTGGCGATCGGCGTCGTCGCCTACCGCCTGACCGAGCGCACGGCCGAGGACTACTACCTCGCCTCCCGGACGCTGGGAACCGTCGTTCTCCTCTTCACGACGTTCGCGACGCTGCTGTCGGCGTTTACCTTCTTCGCCGGGCCGAACATCAGCTACGGCGCCGGTCCGGAGTGGATCCTCGTCATGGGCCTGATGGACGGCGTCATCTTCGGGATCCTGTGGTACGTCCTGGGCTACAAGCAGTGGCTCGTCGGGAAGGCGAACGGCTATCTCACCCTGGGGGAGATGCTCGGTGACCGGTTCGGGTCGCTTCGCCTGCGCCTGCTCGTCGCCGGCGTCAGCATCTTCTGGTTGTTCCCGTACGTGATGCTCCAGCAGCAGGGTGCCGGCACCGCCATCGAGGCGCTGACCGGCGGCGCGGTCCCCTACTGGGCCGGCGCCGGGGCGATCACCCTCTTCATGATCGGCTACGTCGCCCTCTCGGGGATGCGCGGCGTCGCCTGGACGGACACGCTCCAGGGCGCGTTCATGCTCGTGATCGTCTGGGCGGCGTTCGTCTGGGTCGGGTCGGCCGCGGGGGGTATCGGCTCGGCGACCGCGACGCTGGGCGACGTGGACGGCAACTTCCTCGCGCTCGGCGGCGGCACCTACACGCCCGAGTACGTCCTCTCGACGGCGATCTCGATCGCGTTCGGCGTCACGATGTTCCCCCAGGTCAACCAGCGCTTTTTCGTCGCCGAGTCGAAGGCCGTCATCAAGCGCACGCTCCCGCTGTGGCCCGTCCTCGTCGTCCTCCTGTTCGTCCCGGCGTTCATGATGGGGTCGTGGGCGCGGGGCCTCGGCATCCAGGCCGGCGCCAACGAGAACGTCCTTCCCCTGCTGCTGGCCGAGTACACGCCCGCGTGGTTCGCGGCGCTCGTCGTCGCGGGGGCGATGGCCGCGATGATGTCCTCCAGCGACTCGATGCTGCTGTCGGGCTCGTCGTACTTCACTCGCGACATCTACCGGCCGCTGGTCGAGGAGGCAAGCGAGGAGCGCGAGGCGTTCCTGGGTCGGGTCGGCGTCGCCGTCTTCGCGACTCTATCCTTCGTCGCCAGCCTGTTCCAGCCCGCGACGCTGCTCGAGATCGGCGACACCGCGTTCGGCGGGTTCGCCCAGCTGGCGCTGCCCGTGGGCGTGGCGCTGTACTGGCGAGCCACGACGAAGTGGGGCATGTTCGTCGGGATCGGCGGGAGTCAGATCGTCTACATCGCGGGCGTCCTGTTCCCGGTGGTGTCCGTCTCGCTACCGCTCGTCGGGACGGTCCCGTTCGGCGTCCCCGGCTCGCTGCTGGGCTGGAGCATCTCCGTCTGGTGTATGCTCCTCGGCCTCGTCCTGACCGTCGGCGCCTCGCTGGTGACGAACGCGAGTCCCGAGGAAGACGCGTCCGTCTACGCCACCGGCGCGGACTGACGGGGCCGAAACCCGCGACTCGCCGCTCCGGAACGAGCTCGTCCGGCCGGTCGGCGTCGTCCGGCTCAACACTTATTTCTTCACGATTCATTATTACGTACGGGATGAAGAAACTGATCAACGACCCGGACGACGTCGTCGACGAGATGCTCGACGGGATGGTCGCGGCCCATCCCGACCGGCTCCGTCGGCTCTCCGACACGCAGGTCGTGGTCCGGACCGACGCGCCGCTCGACGAGGTCGGTGTCGTCAGCGGCGGCGGCAGCGGACACGAGCCGACACACGCCGGCTACATCGGTGACGGAATGCTCGACGGCGCCGCGGCGGGCGACGTGTTCTCCTCGCCCACCGCCGACGAGTTCGAGGCACTCGTCGACGCCTGCGACGGCGGCGAAGGGGTCCTCGCGGTCGTCAAGAACTACGAGGGGGACGTGATGAACTTCGAGACGGCGATCGAGCTCGCCGAGATGGAGGGGGCCGAGGTCGCGACGGTCGTCGTGAACGACGACGTGGCGGTCGAGGACTCGCTGTACACCTCCGGTCGCCGCGGCGTCTGCGGGACCATCCTCGTCCACAAGGCCGCGGGAGCGAAGGCCGCCGAGGGCGCCGACCTCGCGGACGTCCAGCGCGTCGGTCAGAAGGTGGTCGACAACGTCGGGACGATGGGCATGGCGCTCACCTCCTGTGTCACGCCCGAGAAGGGCGAACCGACCTTCGACCTCGGCGACGAGGAGATCGAACTCGGGATCGGCATCCACGGCGAACCCGGCACCGAACGGACGGGGACGATGTCCGCCGACGAGGTCACCGACGAGCTGACCGAGTCGGTCCTCGCGGACCTGGACCTCGACGAGGACCAGGAGGTGCTCACGATCGTCAACGGGATGGGTGGGACGCCCCAGATGGAGCTGTTCGTCGTCAACCGCCGGCTCCAGGAACTGCTCGACGAGCGCGGGCTCGACACCTGGGACGCCTGGGTCGGCGACTACATGACCTCGCTGGACATGGCAGGGTGTTCGATCACCGTCTGTGCCGTCGACGACGAACTGAAAGAGCTACTCGCCGCGCCGGCAGACACGCCAGCGCTGACGGTGCGATGAGCGCGGACGGTGAAGCGGCCGTCGCCGCGGTCGAACGGGTCGCCGAGCGCCTCGAACGCGAGCGCGACTACCTCACGGAGCTGGACTCCGCGATCGGCGACGCCGACCACGGCGGGAACATGGCCCGCGGCTGGGCCAGCGCCGCCGAGGCCGTCCGCGAGCTGGACGACCCCGACCCTGCGACGGTCGCGAAGGCGACCGGGCGGACGCTCATGTCCGAAGTCGGCGGAGCTTCGGGCCCGCTGTACGGCGGGTCGCTCGTCTTCGCCAGCGTCGAACTCGACGACGGGCTCACCCCGGAGTCCGCCGTCGCGTTCGCCGAGACGTACCTGGAGAAGGTACGGGACCGCGGCGACGCCAGCGTCGGGGATCAGACGATGGTCGACGCGCTCGTCCCGCTGGTCCACACGTTCAAGAAGTCGATCGAGGTCGACGGCCTGCCGCCGGTGGTGGCGCTCGCGAAGGCCGTCGACGCCGCCGAGCGCGGCGCCGCCTTCACCGTCCCGATCCGAGCGAGGAAGGGGCGCGCGTCGTATCTCGGCTGGCGTTCGGTGGGCCACAAGGACCCGGGCGCGACGAGCACGCTGTTCGTCGCGGAGTCGCTGCTTGAGACCGCCCGCGACCGCCTCGACGCGACCGTCGCCCCAGACCTCGACGCCACGTCACCGACGGTCCCCGAGGAGGGGGCCACGGAGGGGTGATGATCGGCCTCGTCGTCGTCTCCCACAGCGAGCGGGCGGCCGACGGGATCGCCGAAGTCGCCGCCGAGATGGGCGGCGAGACCCACATCGAACCGGTCGGCGGCGACGGTCGGGGCGGTATCGGGACCGTCCCCGACGACATCGAGGCGGCACTCGCGGCGGTGGACGACGGCGAGGGCGTCGTCGTCCTCGTCGACCTCGGCAGTGCCGTGATGAACGCCGAAGTGGCCATCGAGATGGCGGACACGGAAGCGGTCGTCGCCGACGCGCCCGTCCTCGAAGGCGCGGTCAACGCCGCCGTCGCCGCGACGAGTCCGACGGCGACGCTCGACACCGTCCGCGAACGGGCCGAGGCCGCCCGCGAGATCGACAAGCTGTAGACTCGCCTGCCACCGGAGCTCGGCCGCGGTAGTCGGCCGCCGGGGATCGCCTCGCTCCGGCCGGCCTCACGACCGGTCGAGCACGTCGAGGACGCCTTCGCGGGTCTGACAGGCCAGCGCACGCTCGGCGAGGGCGGCCGCGTCGTCGGCGTCGGTCTCACGCACCCGCGCTTTCACCGCGGGCACCGTCACCGAGCTCGCGCTGAGTTCGTCCAGACCCAGGCCGACGAGCAGTTCCGTCAGCGCCGGGTCACCCGCCATCTCACCGCACATCCCGATCCACGCGTCCGTCCTGCCGGTGGCCTCCGCAGTGCGGTCGATCGCCCGCAGAACCGCCGGGTGGAGCGGATCGTGGAGGGTCGCGACGCCCTCGTTCTCCCGGTCGGCGGCCATCACGTACTGCGTGAGGTCGTTCGTCCCGATGCTGAGGAAATCGAGGCGGTCGGCCAGTTCGTCCGCGAGGAACGCCGCCGCCGGCGTCTCGACCATCGCGCCCAGTTCCGGCATCGCGTGGTCGATCCCCGCCGCATCGAGGTCCTCCGCGACGGCCTCTATCCGGTCGAGGGCAGCCTCGACTTCCTCGACGCGGGCCACCATCGGGAACATCACCGCCAGACCGTCGCCGTGGTCGCTCGCGGTCGCGCGCAACAGCACTCGCAGTTGCGTCTCGAACAGGTCGGCGTGTTCGTCCAGCGAGGGCCGGATCCCTCGCCGGCCCAGGAACGGGTTCGTCTCCGTCGGCGTGTCGAGATAGGGGACCGGCTTGTCGCCCCCGACGTCCAGCGTCCGCACGACGACCCGGTCGTCGGGGAACGCCGCCAGCGCGGCGGTGATAGCCTCGTACTGCTCGTCCTCGTCCGGCGGCGTCGCGCGGTCGAGGAAGAGGAACTCCGTCCGGAACAGCCCGACGCCGTCGGCCCCCCGCTCGGCCGCCGGGCCGAGTTCCGCGACGCGCCCGACGTTGGCGGCCACTTCGACCGCGCGACCGTCGGCCGTGTGCACCCGCTCGGTACGGACCGGTGCCTCGACGCCGCCCGCGCTCGCCCGTCTGCGCTCGTCGGGGTCGACGACGACCTCCCCGGCCTCACCGTCGACGAGTACGTCGACGCCCTCGTCGACGGTCGCGAGTCCGTCGCCGACGCCGACGACGGCCGGGATCGACAGCGCGCGAGCGATGATCGCCGCGTGGGCCGTCCGGCCGCCGGTCGCGGTCACGATGCCCGCGACGGCGTCGGGGTCGAGTTCGGCCGTGTCGCTCGGCGTCAGCCGCTCGGCCAGCAGGACGGTCTCCGACGGCAGGGCCGCGAGGTCGACCGCATCGATGCCCAGCAGCGCGCGCAGGAGCCGGTCGCGTACGTCGCGCAGGTCGTCCGCGCGCTCGGCCATTCGCCCCTCTAGCCCCTCGAACTGCGCGACGGCCTCGGCGAAGCGGTCGGCGACGGCGTGTTCGGCGAGCGTCCCGTCGGCGACGGCGTCCTCGATATCCCCGACCAGTTGCGGGTCGTCGAGGAACTGCCGGTGGGCCTCGAAGACGGCGGCCTCGTCCGCGCCGACACGGTCGGCGGTTCGGTCGCGCGCGACGGCGAGCGCTTCACGCGCTTCGTCGCGGGCACGCTCGACGCGTTCCACTTCCGCTTCGGGGTCGACCGTTTCTGGGTCGGGTCGTTCCGGGAGCGAGAGGGCGGCCTCGGGGCGGTACCAGCGTGCGCGCCCGACGCCCGACAGCGGCGTGGTTCCCACGCCCGAGAGCGTTCTCACGGCGGTTCACCCCCGCCGCTGTCGGTCGCGGGTTCGCTATCGCTCTCGCCGTTCTTGCCCTCTACGGGGGTCGTCAGGACCGCTTCGAGCGCGTCGAGCGCCTCCGCGGCGTC
This DNA window, taken from Halosimplex litoreum, encodes the following:
- a CDS encoding DUF92 domain-containing protein — protein: MTTTVRRAGAFALVGTLALAVPPIASRTSRALATVAAPGPFLLVAALALYVVDEGTIFELFARPGDRRDGRLYGLAGFSLAAAALALLSVRFTLPPTVFVGTVFLLAWGNLGGHLVRTVRDEPFAATAGFVLGGFLAGSVGQFAAARLVGTTVEWPLVAFLSASGALLGALLRAVLFERDDPLVMVSIGLLLWLFADLPLSIEPTVVGAALALAFLFGYLAYALETASLPGMITGVFLCLQTIVLGDFGWFVLLVTFFGVGGLSTKFRYEEKERRGIAEENEGARGSGNVLANSLVGLFAVLGWSASPTLTGLDPELFLFAFAGSIAAAMSDTLSSEIGGVFDNPRLITTFERVEPGTDGAVTWQGEVAGLAGAVLIAVIALGAFGRVDALGAGIVVFGGVVGMTVDSLLGATVEDVFLENEGVNFFATLAAGIAAALAAVGVGFVAI
- a CDS encoding GNAT family N-acetyltransferase, translated to MTDSRRVREGRSTDLPALRAIQAAVLAEPWEELLAVAPDGPPILLVATPRGPATATEDTATPVGYALAVTDGDDDAGYLAELAVAPDAQDEGHGSALLAALVERLRESGATELRVTVREVDEAAHAFYRDRGFERRERLPERYERGDGFLLARSLDD
- the dnaG gene encoding DNA primase DnaG, with the protein product MYDSAKYLIHADIRTSGVVERSDVVGAVFGQTEGLLGDELDLRDLQESGKLGRIDVEVDSERGSSFGEVTIASGLDRVETAILAAALESIERVGPSTADVEIRDIEDVRSAKRRRVVERATELLAEFDATTMSSEDLVEEVRRSVRVEDITEFAGLPAGPRVADSDAIIVVEGRADVLQLLKYGIKNAIAVEGTDVPDAVAELTDDRTVTAFLDGDRGGDLILKELSQVGDVDYVALAPTGRSVEDLPRGPVMDALRDKVPFETVSTGDGTATTDPSSATEGADTDDARGLAATDGSSQPSPPDGDVTTVDTESPTEPDGPDAPGGTVEASTKAESTASTDSDAEGASESPAADHAEPEADAEVSPSTETSADTGSSATDSPDESGPATLASHVDAVVGSETGRVRLLDAAYETIGEGEADEAFDLVESAEPVPASVVLDGDLSQRVLDVAAQRGVDLVVPRGKGEYVKQPVNVRIVTADEV
- a CDS encoding DUF3311 domain-containing protein, which produces MNERTRLVGWAAIAVALAALSVPWFLWGADGVVAGLPVWVVYHVGWLCLVAVVFWVFTKRAWGLGVEEVSRDG
- a CDS encoding sodium:solute symporter family protein, producing MADTALQVGIVAGYMLVALAIGVVAYRLTERTAEDYYLASRTLGTVVLLFTTFATLLSAFTFFAGPNISYGAGPEWILVMGLMDGVIFGILWYVLGYKQWLVGKANGYLTLGEMLGDRFGSLRLRLLVAGVSIFWLFPYVMLQQQGAGTAIEALTGGAVPYWAGAGAITLFMIGYVALSGMRGVAWTDTLQGAFMLVIVWAAFVWVGSAAGGIGSATATLGDVDGNFLALGGGTYTPEYVLSTAISIAFGVTMFPQVNQRFFVAESKAVIKRTLPLWPVLVVLLFVPAFMMGSWARGLGIQAGANENVLPLLLAEYTPAWFAALVVAGAMAAMMSSSDSMLLSGSSYFTRDIYRPLVEEASEEREAFLGRVGVAVFATLSFVASLFQPATLLEIGDTAFGGFAQLALPVGVALYWRATTKWGMFVGIGGSQIVYIAGVLFPVVSVSLPLVGTVPFGVPGSLLGWSISVWCMLLGLVLTVGASLVTNASPEEDASVYATGAD
- the dhaK gene encoding dihydroxyacetone kinase subunit DhaK → MKKLINDPDDVVDEMLDGMVAAHPDRLRRLSDTQVVVRTDAPLDEVGVVSGGGSGHEPTHAGYIGDGMLDGAAAGDVFSSPTADEFEALVDACDGGEGVLAVVKNYEGDVMNFETAIELAEMEGAEVATVVVNDDVAVEDSLYTSGRRGVCGTILVHKAAGAKAAEGADLADVQRVGQKVVDNVGTMGMALTSCVTPEKGEPTFDLGDEEIELGIGIHGEPGTERTGTMSADEVTDELTESVLADLDLDEDQEVLTIVNGMGGTPQMELFVVNRRLQELLDERGLDTWDAWVGDYMTSLDMAGCSITVCAVDDELKELLAAPADTPALTVR
- the dhaL gene encoding dihydroxyacetone kinase subunit DhaL, giving the protein MSADGEAAVAAVERVAERLERERDYLTELDSAIGDADHGGNMARGWASAAEAVRELDDPDPATVAKATGRTLMSEVGGASGPLYGGSLVFASVELDDGLTPESAVAFAETYLEKVRDRGDASVGDQTMVDALVPLVHTFKKSIEVDGLPPVVALAKAVDAAERGAAFTVPIRARKGRASYLGWRSVGHKDPGATSTLFVAESLLETARDRLDATVAPDLDATSPTVPEEGATEG
- the dhaM gene encoding dihydroxyacetone kinase phosphoryl donor subunit DhaM, with the protein product MIGLVVVSHSERAADGIAEVAAEMGGETHIEPVGGDGRGGIGTVPDDIEAALAAVDDGEGVVVLVDLGSAVMNAEVAIEMADTEAVVADAPVLEGAVNAAVAATSPTATLDTVRERAEAAREIDKL
- the ptsP gene encoding phosphoenolpyruvate--protein phosphotransferase codes for the protein MRTLSGVGTTPLSGVGRARWYRPEAALSLPERPDPETVDPEAEVERVERARDEAREALAVARDRTADRVGADEAAVFEAHRQFLDDPQLVGDIEDAVADGTLAEHAVADRFAEAVAQFEGLEGRMAERADDLRDVRDRLLRALLGIDAVDLAALPSETVLLAERLTPSDTAELDPDAVAGIVTATGGRTAHAAIIARALSIPAVVGVGDGLATVDEGVDVLVDGEAGEVVVDPDERRRASAGGVEAPVRTERVHTADGRAVEVAANVGRVAELGPAAERGADGVGLFRTEFLFLDRATPPDEDEQYEAITAALAAFPDDRVVVRTLDVGGDKPVPYLDTPTETNPFLGRRGIRPSLDEHADLFETQLRVLLRATASDHGDGLAVMFPMVARVEEVEAALDRIEAVAEDLDAAGIDHAMPELGAMVETPAAAFLADELADRLDFLSIGTNDLTQYVMAADRENEGVATLHDPLHPAVLRAIDRTAEATGRTDAWIGMCGEMAGDPALTELLVGLGLDELSASSVTVPAVKARVRETDADDAAALAERALACQTREGVLDVLDRS